GGCCTGAGCGCGGCCAGAGAGACCCTCTTGTTCAAAAAAGTCCTCATCGCCAATCGCGGCGAAATCGCACTCCGTATCATTCGGGCGTGTCAGGAGCTCGGTGTGCAGACGGTCGCCGTATACTCCGAAGCGGATCGGGAGTCGCTTCACGTTCGCTTCGCGGACGAAGACGTGTGTATCGGCAAGGCGCCGGCCAGTGACAGCTATCTCAATATCCCGCGCATCATTGCGGCGGCCGAGATCACGGGCTCGGAGGCAATCCACCCTGGCTACGGCTTCCTCGCGGAAAACGCCGAGTTCAGCGAGATCTGTGCCCGCTCCGATCTGACGTTTATCGGGCCGACGCCGGACCAGATCAGCTCGATGGGCGACAAGGCGAGGGCTCGCAGGACGATGATGGCGAGTGGAGTGCCCACCGTTCCGGGCTCGGACGGCATCATCGACGATGTGGCAGAGGCCAAAGCCGTCGCCGAAGAAATCGGCTTCCCGATCATGATCAAAGCGTCGGCCGGCGGCGGTGGCAAAGGAATGCGCATCGCCCAGGACGCGGAGTCCTTCGAGAAGCAGTTGCTCGCGGCGCAGACCGAGGCGGAGGTCAGTTTCGGCGATCCAGGCGTCTACCTAGAGCGGTGCATCGTCCGGCCGCGACATGTGGAGTTCCAGGTCTTTGGCGACACGCTCGGCACCGTCGTTCATCTCGGGGAGCGCGAGTGCTCGATTCAGCGCCGTTACCAGAAGCTGCTGGAGGAGGCGCCGTCTCCGGCGCTGACGCCCGAACTCCGCGAGCAGATGGGTGAGGCGGCGGTGCTCGCGGCGAAGGCCATCGACTACGTAGGTGCAGGCACCATCGAATTCTTGCTCGATCAGGACGGCTCGTTCTTCTTCATGGAGATGAACACTCGGATCCAGGTCGAGCATCCGGTGACCGAGGTCACGACGGGCTTCGACCTCGTGCGGGAGCAGATCCGCATCGCGGCGGGGGAGCCTATCTCGTTCCGCATGAACGGCGCTGGCTTCCAGCACCGCGGTCATGCGATCGAATTCCGGATCAATGCCGAGGACCCCGCGCGCGACTTTGCACCATCGCCGGGTACGATCGAGACGTTCCATCCGCCTGGCGGACCCGGTGTTCGGCTCGACACGCACGTATATGCGGGATACAAGGTGCCACCGCACTACGACTCGTTGATCGCAAAGCTGATCGTGAGCGGTGCGACGCGCGCGGAGGCGATTGTCCGGGCCCGGCACGTGTTGGATCACTTCATCATCGAGGGAATCCCGACCACTCTGCCGTTCCTGCGGCGAATCGTCGTCGACGAGGCGTTCGTGAGGGGTGAGGTGGATACGGGGTTTGTCGCACGCATGATGGCCGAGGACGAAGCCGACGCATGAGAGTCGATGTCCACTTCACGCGCGCTGAAGTCGATTCAGGGGCGCTAGTCGACGCGACCGCTGTGGTGATCAACGTCCTGCGGGCCACGACCTCGATCGTAGAGGCGCTCGCGAACGGAGCTGTTGGCGTCTACCCCACCACCTCCGCCGAAGACGCCGCGAAGCTCGCCGCGTCCTTGGGGCGGGAGGACACGCTCCTGTGCGGCGAGCGCAAGGGTGTAAAGGTCGATGGCTTCGATCTGGGGAACTCACCGGCCGAGTTCACGGCGGCGGTCGTCGATGGCAAGAAACTCGTGATGAGCACTCCGAACGGCACACGGGTTTTTTCCTCCGCGTCGGAGGCGCAACGCGTGCTCGTGTGTGCTTTCACAAACCTCGGCGCCGTCGCCGCCGCGGTGGCGATCGACGAAACGCTGGCAGTGCTATGCGCAGGGCAGGAGGACCGATTCTCGATCGACGATGCGTTGTGCGCCGGGCACCTGATCCGTCGAGTGATCGAGGGCGGAATTGGCACGCTCGAACTCAACGACGCCGCCCGCGCGGCGCAAGCGCTTGCAGAGGAGCTCAACCCGGACCGGGCGTTCCTGGAAGGCATCAGCGCAGGCCGTGCCCTCGCGGACATCGGGTTGGCTGGGGATCTGGAGCTTTGCGGAGAAGTCGACCGGCATGACATCGTGCCTATGATGCGCGATCAGGCCATTACCTTGTCGGGAGCTTGATAACGCCGACATGCTGACTCGGGAGCAGAAACAGGAGATTCTCGCGGTAGGGCTCCTGGCCCTCGCGCTTTTCGTCCTCTTGTCTCTGTTCCCCGTGGCGATCATCGGCGGGCGCGGAGGAGAGTGGTTCCCCTCGGGCAACATCGTGGGGCCGCTCGGAGCCACGCTCGGCACCCTCCTGAAGGCGTTCTTCGGCGCGTCGGCGTTCATCGTGCCGGCGCTTCTGAGCTTTGGTGGTCTCCGCGTCGGCGGTTGGATCTCGGAGGACTGGACGTCGAGGCTCTCCGTGCTTGCGGCTGGCCTGCTCTTCCTCAGTCCCGTTGCGACGTGGGTGCTGCTGGATGGGCCGGAGAGCGCCGCCGGGTGGCTCGGCTCGGCGCTCGGAGGCCCGTTGGTCGATCTCATCGGGGTCATCGGCACGCTGCTGCTCCTCGGCGCCGGCGTCATCGCGCTCTCGGTCGGGACGCTTGGCTGGAACCCCTTGGGCTCTGTCGGCAGGGGTGTGGTGGCGGGGGGTGAAGCAGCGGGTCGTACCGCTAGAGTGCTCGCGGACAAGAGCAAGGAGCTCGCCGAAGCGCGGGCGCAAGCAGCGACAGAGCGGGCCGCGGCGGAGGCGGAGCCGGTGCCCGGATTCGAACCGGAATGGATGGAGTCGCCAAACGAGGCCGACGAACACGAGGCCGACGGGCACGAGGCTTATGAGGTCGAGGACGAGCTGGAGGAGGACGCGGGCGAGCGGGAAGAAGCCGTCGAGTGGAAGGACGAAGGCGAAGCCGACGAGTCCGAAGGCGGCTTGGATCTCGCAGACCCCGACGCCGAGAGGGAAATCGAGCACGAGGTCCCGCCTATGGATCTGCTCTCGGAGCCCGATGCTCGGGACGACTACAGCATGGATCGGCGGCTGGACGAGCTTGGCCGCGTGCTGATCGAGAAGCTGAGGACGTTCAACGTGGAGTGCACGCTCGGCGAGCGAACGACTGGCCCGATGGTCACGCAATTCGAGGTCATTCCGTCGGCAGGTGTGAAAGTGAATCAGATCGCGAACCTTGAAGCGGATCTGGCGCTCGCGATGAAGGCGAAGAGCATCCGCATCGTCGCGCCGATTCCCGGCCGCGGCGCCATCGGTGTCGAGATTCCCAACCCTCAGGCCGAGATCGTGAACCTGCGTAACATCCTCGAGGCTCCGGAGTTCAAGCAGGCGAAGGGAGAACTGCCTCTGGCGCTGGGCAAAGACTTGAACGGCCGGCCATATGTCGCCAATCTCGAGAAGATGCCGCACGTGCTTATCGCGGGCACGACCGGGGCCGGCAAGTCGGTGTGCCTCAACACGATCGTCACGAGCCTCGTGTACCGGCACACGCCGGAGACACTACGCTTGCTGATGATCGACCCGAAAATGGTCGAGCTGTCGGTCTACGCGCGGCTCCCCCACCTCAGACACAGTGTCGTCACCGACCCGCGGGATGCCGCCGGGGTACTGAAATGGGCGGTGAACGAGATGGAACGCCGTTATGCGCTGCTCAAGGCGAACTACGTGCGTTCGATCGGCGAGTTCAACAAGAAGGTTCGGGACGGGGTCACGGTGAAGCGTTCCGATCCGAGGGGCCCGGAGGGGGATGAGAACCGCTGGATCTACAACGACGGAGTCCTGCCGTTCATCGTCGTGGTCGTGGACGAGCTCGCGGATCTCATGATGACGGTACAGAGCGAGGTCGAGAAGCCGCTCACCCAGCTCGCCCAAAAGGCGCGCGCGATCGGCATCCACCTCATCGTCGCTACCCAGCGTCCTTCCGTGAACGTCATCACCGGTCTCATCAAGGCGAATTTCCCGACGCGTATCGCGTTTCGGGTCGCGTCCAAGACCGACTCACGCACGATCCTCGACATGAACGGCGCCGATGCGCTGCTCGGCAACGGAGACATGCTCTTCCTGCCCCCAGGGGAGAGCGAACCGGTCCGGATCCAAGGTGCCTACCTGCCAACCGAGGACACCGAGCGGCTCATGGGGTGGTACACGGAGCTCATC
This Gemmatimonadota bacterium DNA region includes the following protein-coding sequences:
- the accC gene encoding acetyl-CoA carboxylase biotin carboxylase subunit, which codes for MFKKVLIANRGEIALRIIRACQELGVQTVAVYSEADRESLHVRFADEDVCIGKAPASDSYLNIPRIIAAAEITGSEAIHPGYGFLAENAEFSEICARSDLTFIGPTPDQISSMGDKARARRTMMASGVPTVPGSDGIIDDVAEAKAVAEEIGFPIMIKASAGGGGKGMRIAQDAESFEKQLLAAQTEAEVSFGDPGVYLERCIVRPRHVEFQVFGDTLGTVVHLGERECSIQRRYQKLLEEAPSPALTPELREQMGEAAVLAAKAIDYVGAGTIEFLLDQDGSFFFMEMNTRIQVEHPVTEVTTGFDLVREQIRIAAGEPISFRMNGAGFQHRGHAIEFRINAEDPARDFAPSPGTIETFHPPGGPGVRLDTHVYAGYKVPPHYDSLIAKLIVSGATRAEAIVRARHVLDHFIIEGIPTTLPFLRRIVVDEAFVRGEVDTGFVARMMAEDEADA
- a CDS encoding 2-phosphosulfolactate phosphatase; translated protein: MRVDVHFTRAEVDSGALVDATAVVINVLRATTSIVEALANGAVGVYPTTSAEDAAKLAASLGREDTLLCGERKGVKVDGFDLGNSPAEFTAAVVDGKKLVMSTPNGTRVFSSASEAQRVLVCAFTNLGAVAAAVAIDETLAVLCAGQEDRFSIDDALCAGHLIRRVIEGGIGTLELNDAARAAQALAEELNPDRAFLEGISAGRALADIGLAGDLELCGEVDRHDIVPMMRDQAITLSGA